A window of the Juglans microcarpa x Juglans regia isolate MS1-56 chromosome 5D, Jm3101_v1.0, whole genome shotgun sequence genome harbors these coding sequences:
- the LOC121266027 gene encoding membrane steroid-binding protein 2-like, whose protein sequence is MGLYTTVMEEMTEYTGLSPAAFFTIAALMVVVYKMVCGMFVSPEDFNKPPIVTAGNINSNLFNSSFSSTNDGNPVQLGDMTEQQLRAYNGSDSNKPILMAIKGQIYDVSSSRMFYGPGGPYGMFAGREASRALALLSFNPQDINGNLEGLDASELEILQDWEDKFIEKYAKVGQLVPEGTRIEHPESGDKVEESQNPQEKAKAQ, encoded by the exons ATGGGGCTTTATACAACTGTGATGGAAGAGATGACGGAGTACACGGGGCTATCTCCGGCGGCCTTCTTCACCATCGCGGCTCTTATGGTCGTGGTTTATAAGATGGTGTGCGGCATGTTTGTTTCCCCCGAAGATTTCAATAAACCCCCCATCGTTACCGCCGGAAACATCAACTCCAACCTTTTTAACTCGAGTTTCTCCAGTACTAATGATGGAAACCCGGTCCAATTGGGAGACATGACTGAGCAGCAACTAAGAGCCTACAACGGTTCTGACTCCAATAAACCCATCTTAATGGCCATCAAAGGTCAGATCTACGACGTCTCTAGCTCCAG GATGTTTTATGGTCCTGGTGGACCGTATGGAATGTTTGCGGGAAGGGAAGCCAGCAGAGCCCTAGCGCTTCTATCTTTTAACCCCCAAGACATTAATGGTAACCTTGAAGGTCTGGATGCTTCCGAGCTTGAAATTTTGCAGGATTGGGAAGATAAATTCATTGAAAAATATGCGAAAGTTGGGCAGCTTGTCCCAGAAGGAACGAGGATTGAGCACCCTGAAAGTGGAGATAAAGTTGAAGAGAGTCAGAACCCGcaagaaaaagcaaaagcacAATAg
- the LOC121266028 gene encoding heavy metal-associated isoprenylated plant protein 45-like, which produces MWPEAKALPMILFGRRATSASNHVMSIVELLVHMDCEGCEKRVRKAISKIHGVDSLEIDMDKQKVTVTGYIDQRKVLKMVRRTGRKAEFWPFPYDTEYYPYASHYLDESTYSSSYNYYRHGFNESVHGYFPDQAYSTVSDQTVHLFSDDNVHAYCSIM; this is translated from the exons ATGTGGCCAGAAGCTAAGGCTCTGCCCATGATATTGTTTGGTCGCCGAGCTACAAGTGCATCTAATCATGTCATGTCT ATTGTGGAACTCTTGGTGCATATGGATTGCGAAGGATGCGAAAAGAGAGTTCGAAAAGCAATCTCGAAAATACATG GTGTTGATAGCTTGGAAATAGACATGGACAAGCAAAAGGTGACGGTAACGGGATACATTGACCAGAGGAAGGTGCTAAAGATGGTGAGGAGAACAGGAAGGAAGGCTGAGTTTTGGCCATTCCCATACGACACAGAATACTATCCATATGCATCCCATTACTTAGACGAATCTACTTACTCCTCTTCCTATAACTACTACCGCCATGGCTTTAACGAAAGCGTGCACGGTTACTTTCCAGACCAAGCCTACTCTACTGTCTCTGATCAAACCGTCCATCTTTTCAGTGATGATAATGTTCATGCCTATTGCAGTATTATGTGA
- the LOC121265290 gene encoding uncharacterized protein LOC121265290 yields the protein MGSKLEIAIQMTKILILPIRTCYRSVCSHPFLMGMLCFLLFVYRSFPFVFSLLVSASPVLFCTALLLGTLLSFGQPNLMLEIEKHDDKVSHAQDVSSLKARVSGDTTVVVDDERDENFIVERYTGKGRDIVEEAIEGASSEDEVGKIETDDGLVDYVPLIDHSSREIQLHESIDGSSSVEDKVGKTEIDNGLVDYMSLIDDSSQVIQLQKRATGEVEGYFHGLELERYRGIYEENLGIEGVEGVANDGEAIENQCFVVHKEGNEILEVEGNSIKHPGELVDARKGDQLDLSANDDEDGDDGSSGLGSDLAESYSPAASMADIIPMLDELHPLLDVEAPQLAHMSHDESDVALEHSHESSDVSVESDEESEIHGEVEEDGVDENEDDEEEEAHGGKEDESKSAIKWTEDDQKNLMDLGTSELERNQRLENLIARRRARKNTRLMNERNLIDLDDADLPFNVLSISTAIHNPFDLPYDPYDPPGSAPSILLPRRNPFDLPYDPNEEKPDLKGDSFQQEFTTFQQKDALFRRHESFSSGPSGLGGPKQERRATNLRPFFVPERFRSEGTSYSSFERQSSEVSESKLSSVPDTESVSSAADQDDKSVNEQDFSRETELISSIGHAFDRVERGSQLSEDIDSVEMEPVERRDVGHDEAEITLGQVGNNAKMDSGLSETRGVAIPLEHSNIEIHLTSQPDVGHDEVKIILGLAGNHAQMDSGLSETGGVAIPLELSTSEIHLGTESVEEDYNSTSSFSSLPEIDGNAENEGSTSLEPRGNDIEESGSSMLPSIEEPDFHVQSGEVDDNQHEPVYDSSPPAGEKILHFPSISSEMYNSQAEISKMSSLPVSVETSVPISDKGSELYSESKESNSVQTESAEVVRITENGDVPEVTDPECKILPNLSSPALDSTQIDFPAESPEYKSPSGGVNLKADILGRNVNEDQAKVSKDLNYSAETYSPLDALQTINEEGDEIKEIDEELLELDTVGDFRVKEFVGAPHDINLGDTYFELFFKDSNCLKTEMDLPILEARSLEDIDLAFKQLREGADVEEVILPSMVNDWLVVEESKDHVETKFKLESS from the exons ATGGGATCAAAATTGGAAATTGCAATTCAAATGACGAAAATCTTGATCCTACcaatcagaacatgttatagATCAGTTTGCAGTCATCCATTCCTTATGGGTATGCtctgttttttgttatttgtgtACAGATCTTTTCCTTTTGTATTCTCCCTTTTGGTCTCTGCATCCCCTGTTTTGTTCTGCACTGCTCTACTCCTGGGGACCCTTTTGAGTTTTGGGCAACCCAACCTAATGCTCGAGATTGAAAAACATGATGATAAGGTTAGCCACGCCCAAGATGTCTCATCACTTAAGGCCCGGGTTTCGGGGGATACCACTGTTGTTGTCGATGACGAGAGAGATGAGAACTTTATTGTAGAAAGATACACAGGAAAGGGAAGGGATATAGTAGAGGAGGCTATTGAGGGTGCTAGTTCGGAAGATGAGGTCGGGAAGATTGAGACAGATGATGGTCTGGTTGATTACGTGCCACTGATTGATCACAGTTCACGGGAAATACAGTTACATGAGTCTATTGATGGTTCTAGTTCGGTGGAAGATAAAGTTGGGAAGACTGAGATAGACAATGGTCTGGTTGATTACATGTCCCTGATTGATGATAGTTCCCAGGTAATTCAGTTGCAGAAGCGAGCAACTGGGGAAGTTGAGGGGTACTTTCACGGTTTGGAGTTGGAAAGATATAGGGGAATTTATGAGGAGAACTTGGGGATTGAAGGAGTGGAAGGAGTGGCAAATGATGGGGAGGCAATTGAGAATCAATGTTTTGTGGTTCACAAAGAGGGAAATGAGATTCTTGAAGTGGAAGGTAATAGTATTAAGCACCCGGGAGAGTTAGTTGATGCTCGAAAGGGAGATCAATTGGATTTATCTGCtaatgatgatgaggatggtgATGATGGGTCTTCGGGTTTGGGATCTGATCTGGCGGAGAGTTACTCGCCAGCTGCTTCAATGGCTGACATCATTCCCATGCTTGATGAACTCCACCCACTTTTAGATGTGGAAGCTCCGCAGCTGGCTCATATGTCCCATGACGAGTCGGATGTTGCTTTGGAGCACTCTCATGAAAGCAGCGATGTCAGTGTTGAGTCGGATGAAGAATCCGAAATTCATggagaagtagaagaagatgGTGTTGACGAAAACGAagatgatgaggaggaagaagcaCATGGAGGTAAAGAGGATGAAAGTAAATCAGCAATCAAGTGGACAGAGGATGACCAAAAGAACCTCATGGATCTGGGGACTTCCGAGCTTGAGAGGAATCAACGCCTGGAGAATCTCATTGCAAGGAGGAGAGCACGGAAAAACACGAGATTGATGAATGAGAGGAATTTAATAGACTTAGACGACGCTGATCTTCCCTTTAATGTACTATCCATTTCAACGGCAATACACAATCCTTTTGATCTCCCTTACGATCCCTATGATCCACCTGGTTCGGCACCGTCTATTTTGTTGCCAAGGCGAAACCCTTTTGATCTTCCTTACGACCCAAAtgaagaaaaacctgatctcAAAGGAGACAGTTTTCAGCAAGAGTTCACGACATTTCAGCAGAAGGATGCATTATTCCGTAGGCATGAAAGTTTCAGTTCGGGACCATCCGGCCTTGGGGGTCCCAAGCAAGAGAGGCGTGCTACCAATCTCAGACCCTTTTTTGTGCCCGAAAGATTTAGGTCAGAGGGGACAAGCTATTCCTCGTTCGAGAGACAGTCTAGTGAAGTTAGTGAATCGAAGTTAAGTTCTGTTCCTGACACTGAATCTGTGAGTTCTGCTGCTGACCAAGACGACAAGAGCGTCAATGAACAAGATTTTTCTCGAGAAACAGAACTCATCTCCAGCATAGGCCATGCTTTTGATCGTGTTGAACGTGGAAGCCAATTGTCTGAAGATATTGATTCTGTGGAGATGGAACCAGTTGAGAGGAGGGATGTTGGCCATGATGAGGCTGAGATAACATTGGGGCAAGTGGGAAACAATGCTAAAATGGATTCTGGCTTGTCTGAAACCAGAGGGGTGGCTATTCCTCTGGAACATAGTAACATAGAAATTCACTTAACATCACAACCAGATGTTGGCCATGATGAGGTCAAGATCATATTGGGGCTAGCGGGAAATCATGCTCAAATGGATTCTGGCTTGTCTGAAACAGGTGGGGTAGCTATTCCTTTGGAACTTAGTACTAGTGAAATTCATTTAGGTACAGAATCAGTTGAAGAGGACTACAACAGTACTTCAAGTTTTTCATCGTTGCCGGAAATAGATGGGAATGCTGAAAATGAGGGATCGACGAGTTTGGAGCCAAGGGGCAATGATATTGAAGAATCGGGTAGTTCAATGCTACCTTCCATCGAGGAGCCAGATTTCCACGTTCAGAGTGGGGAGGTGGATGACAACCAACACGAACCTGTTTATGATTCAAGTCCCCCAGCAGGTGAAAAGATCCTCCATTTTCCTTCTATTTCTTCTGAAATGTACAATTCGCAAGCAGAGATATCCAAAATGAGTTCACTGCCTGTATCAGTTGAAACATCTGTTCCTATTTCCGATAAGGGATCTGAGTTGTACAGTGAGAGCAAA GAATCAAATAGCGTCCAAACAGAATCTGCAGAGGTTGTGAGAATCACCGAAAATGGAGATGTGCCAGAAGTCACTGATCCTGAGTGCAAAATTCTGCCAAATTTGTCTTCCCCAGCTTTGGATTCTACCCAAATTGATTTCCCAGCCGAGAGTCCTGAATACAAATCACCTTCTGGTGGAGTGAATTTGAAAGCTGATATCCTTGGGCGAAATGTAAATGAAGATCAAGCAAAGGTCTCAAAAGATTTAAACTATTCAGCAGAAACTTACAGTCCTCTTGATGCCCTGCAAACTATCAACGAAGAGGGtgatgaaataaaagagattGATGAAGAGTTGTTGGAATTGGATACAGTTGGGGACTTTCGTGTCAAAGAATTTGTTGGTGCTCCACATGACATTAACCTTGGGGATACTTACTTTGAGTTGTTTTTCAAAGATTCAAACTGTTTAAAGACTGAGATGGACCTCCCGATTCTTGAAGCAAGATCACTTGAAGATATCGACTTGGCTTTTAAGCAACTTCGTGAAGGCGCAGATGTTGAGGAAGTCATCCTCCCTAGTATGGTTAATGATTGGCTAGTTGTGGAAGAATCCAAGGATCATGTAGAAACCAAATTCAAACTTGAAAGTAGTTGA
- the LOC121264640 gene encoding phosphatidylinositol transfer protein 3-like isoform X2: MMSSKKLQGSLTEKTLSSEEQQAKINETRKLIGPIADKLPVLCSNASILRFLRAQNWNTKKAGKMLKQTLKWRLEYKPEKIRWEDISHEAETGKVYMANYFDKFGRIVLIMRPGYQNTNSTSGQIRYLVYCMEHAIKNLNLDQEQMVWLIDFQGWNTSSISMKVTRETAHILQHHYPERLGLAILYNPPKVFESFWTMVKPFIEPKTFKKVKFVYPKHPESQKVMEELFDMDKLESGFGGRSSAGFVYQDYAQRMMEDDRKISDLIDSGGLSPSLSSAMSECQQSDSLVTDHCSEASDESSGDEAASSNLEVVNEKIQVHPSTKLQ, translated from the exons ATGATGTCTTCTAAGAAGTTGCAAGGAAGTTTAACTGAGAAAACATTATCTTCTGAAGAGCAACAGGCCAAG AtcaatgaaacaagaaaattgatTGGTCCAATTGCTGATAAGCTTCCAGTCCTGTGTTCCAATGCATCAATATTGAGGTTTCTTAGAGCTCAGAACTGGAATACAAAGAAGGCAGGCAAGATGCTGAAGCAAACCTTGAAGTGGAGGCTGGAGTACAAGCCAGAGAAGATCCGATGG GAGGACATTTCTCATGAAGCTGAGACAGGAAAAGTATATATGGCAAATTACTTTGACAAGTTTGGACGAATTGTTCTTATCATGAGACCTGGTTATCAG AATACAAATTCAACAAGTGGGCAGATCAGGTACTTGGTATACTGTATGGAACATgccattaaaaatttgaatttagatcAGGAGCAGATGGTGTGGCTAATTGATTTTCAAGGATGGAACACATCAAGCATATCGATGAAGGTGACTCGGGAAACGGCTCATATCCTGCAGCATCATTACCCAGAGAGGCTGGGACTCGCAATTCTCTATAATCCACCAAAAGTATTTGAGTCCTTTTGGACG ATGGTAAAACCATTTATTGAGCCCAAAACCTTCAAGAAAGTGAAGTTTGTCTACCCCAAACACCCAGAAAGCCAGAAGGTAATGGAAGAGCTCTTTGATATGGACAAGTTGGAATCCGGATTTGGTGGGAGAAGTTCAGCTGGTTTTGTCTACCAAGATTATGCTCAAAGAATGATGGAAGATGATAGGAAAATTTCTGATTTAATCGACTCTGGTGGTTTATCTCCATCATTATCATCTGCAATGTCTGAATGCCAGCAATCAGACTCATTGGTTACTGATCATTGTTCAGAGGCCTCGGATGAATCATCCGGTGATGAAGCAGCTTCTTCAAACTTGGAGGTTGTTAACGAGAAAATACAAGTCCATCCATCCACCAAGCTCCAATGA
- the LOC121264640 gene encoding phosphatidylinositol transfer protein 3-like isoform X1 gives MLQPPVDLPKSEMMSSKKLQGSLTEKTLSSEEQQAKINETRKLIGPIADKLPVLCSNASILRFLRAQNWNTKKAGKMLKQTLKWRLEYKPEKIRWEDISHEAETGKVYMANYFDKFGRIVLIMRPGYQNTNSTSGQIRYLVYCMEHAIKNLNLDQEQMVWLIDFQGWNTSSISMKVTRETAHILQHHYPERLGLAILYNPPKVFESFWTMVKPFIEPKTFKKVKFVYPKHPESQKVMEELFDMDKLESGFGGRSSAGFVYQDYAQRMMEDDRKISDLIDSGGLSPSLSSAMSECQQSDSLVTDHCSEASDESSGDEAASSNLEVVNEKIQVHPSTKLQ, from the exons ATGCTCCAG CCTCCTGTAGACTTGCCAAAATCTGAAATGATGTCTTCTAAGAAGTTGCAAGGAAGTTTAACTGAGAAAACATTATCTTCTGAAGAGCAACAGGCCAAG AtcaatgaaacaagaaaattgatTGGTCCAATTGCTGATAAGCTTCCAGTCCTGTGTTCCAATGCATCAATATTGAGGTTTCTTAGAGCTCAGAACTGGAATACAAAGAAGGCAGGCAAGATGCTGAAGCAAACCTTGAAGTGGAGGCTGGAGTACAAGCCAGAGAAGATCCGATGG GAGGACATTTCTCATGAAGCTGAGACAGGAAAAGTATATATGGCAAATTACTTTGACAAGTTTGGACGAATTGTTCTTATCATGAGACCTGGTTATCAG AATACAAATTCAACAAGTGGGCAGATCAGGTACTTGGTATACTGTATGGAACATgccattaaaaatttgaatttagatcAGGAGCAGATGGTGTGGCTAATTGATTTTCAAGGATGGAACACATCAAGCATATCGATGAAGGTGACTCGGGAAACGGCTCATATCCTGCAGCATCATTACCCAGAGAGGCTGGGACTCGCAATTCTCTATAATCCACCAAAAGTATTTGAGTCCTTTTGGACG ATGGTAAAACCATTTATTGAGCCCAAAACCTTCAAGAAAGTGAAGTTTGTCTACCCCAAACACCCAGAAAGCCAGAAGGTAATGGAAGAGCTCTTTGATATGGACAAGTTGGAATCCGGATTTGGTGGGAGAAGTTCAGCTGGTTTTGTCTACCAAGATTATGCTCAAAGAATGATGGAAGATGATAGGAAAATTTCTGATTTAATCGACTCTGGTGGTTTATCTCCATCATTATCATCTGCAATGTCTGAATGCCAGCAATCAGACTCATTGGTTACTGATCATTGTTCAGAGGCCTCGGATGAATCATCCGGTGATGAAGCAGCTTCTTCAAACTTGGAGGTTGTTAACGAGAAAATACAAGTCCATCCATCCACCAAGCTCCAATGA